The Pseudomonas orientalis genome contains a region encoding:
- a CDS encoding sugar ABC transporter ATP-binding protein, producing MSSSAPNAVLSVSGIGKTYAQPVLSDVTLTLNRGEVLALTGENGAGKSTLSKIIGGLVTPTTGNMQFNGQNYQPGSRTQAEALGVRMVMQELNLLPTLTVAENLFLHNLPSRGGWISRKQLRTAATEAMAQVGLDAIDPDTLVGSLGIGHQQMVEIARNLIGDCHVLILDEPTAMLTAREVEMLFEQITRLQARGVAIIYISHRLEELARVAQRIAVLRDGKLVCVEPMANYNSEQLVTLMVGRELGEHIDLGPRTIGKPALTVKGLTRSDKVRDVSFQVRVGEIYGISGLIGAGRTELLRLIFGADPADSGTVALGPQANVVSIRSPVDAVAHGIALITEDRKGEGLLLTQSISANIALGNMPEISAGGLVNRRDETALAKRQIDAMRIRSSSPAQLVSELSGGNQQKVVIGRWLERDCSVMLFDEPTRGIDVGAKFDIYALLGELTRQGKALVVVSSDLRELMLICDRIGVLSAGRLIETFERDRWTQDELLAAAFAGYHKRDALLNEAAPRNTP from the coding sequence ATGTCATCTTCCGCCCCGAACGCTGTCCTCTCGGTCAGCGGCATCGGCAAGACCTATGCCCAACCGGTTCTCTCCGACGTCACGCTCACGCTCAATCGTGGTGAAGTGCTGGCGCTGACCGGTGAAAACGGCGCAGGCAAAAGTACCTTATCGAAGATCATCGGCGGGTTGGTCACACCGACCACCGGCAACATGCAGTTCAATGGTCAGAATTATCAACCCGGCAGCCGCACCCAGGCCGAAGCGCTGGGTGTGCGCATGGTTATGCAGGAACTCAACCTGCTGCCGACGCTGACGGTGGCTGAAAACCTGTTCCTGCATAACCTGCCCAGCCGGGGTGGCTGGATCAGCCGCAAACAGTTGCGCACGGCCGCGACCGAAGCCATGGCCCAGGTTGGCCTGGATGCAATTGACCCGGACACCCTGGTGGGCAGCCTGGGCATCGGTCATCAGCAAATGGTCGAGATTGCCCGCAATCTGATTGGTGACTGCCATGTACTGATTCTCGACGAACCGACCGCGATGCTCACTGCCCGTGAAGTCGAGATGCTGTTCGAGCAAATCACCCGCCTGCAGGCCCGGGGCGTGGCGATTATCTATATTTCCCATCGGCTTGAAGAGTTGGCCCGTGTGGCCCAGCGCATTGCCGTATTGCGCGACGGCAAGCTGGTTTGTGTCGAGCCGATGGCCAATTACAACAGTGAACAACTGGTGACCCTGATGGTCGGGCGCGAGCTAGGCGAGCACATCGATCTGGGGCCGCGCACTATCGGCAAACCCGCCTTGACAGTGAAAGGCCTGACGCGCTCGGACAAGGTCCGCGACGTATCTTTCCAGGTGCGCGTCGGCGAAATCTACGGTATTTCCGGCCTGATTGGCGCCGGTCGTACCGAGTTGCTACGCCTGATTTTCGGTGCCGACCCGGCCGACAGCGGTACAGTGGCGCTGGGGCCGCAGGCCAATGTGGTCAGCATTCGCTCGCCGGTCGACGCGGTCGCTCATGGCATTGCCCTGATCACCGAAGACCGCAAGGGTGAAGGCCTGCTGCTGACTCAGTCCATCAGCGCCAACATCGCCCTGGGCAACATGCCGGAAATCTCCGCTGGCGGGCTGGTTAACAGGCGCGATGAAACCGCCCTGGCCAAGCGCCAGATCGACGCCATGCGCATCCGCAGTTCCAGCCCGGCGCAATTGGTGTCCGAGCTGTCGGGCGGTAACCAGCAAAAGGTGGTGATTGGCCGCTGGCTGGAGCGCGATTGTTCGGTGATGCTGTTCGATGAGCCTACGCGCGGCATCGACGTCGGCGCCAAGTTCGACATTTATGCCTTGCTCGGCGAGTTGACGCGCCAGGGCAAAGCGCTGGTGGTGGTCTCCAGCGATCTGCGCGAGCTGATGCTGATTTGTGACCGCATCGGCGTGTTGTCCGCCGGACGCCTGATCGAGACATTCGAGCGCGACCGCTGGACCCAGGACGAATTGCTTGCCGCCGCCTTTGCCGGCTATCACAAACGTGACGCGCTGCTCAACGAGGCAGCGCCTAGGAATACCCCATGA
- a CDS encoding sugar ABC transporter substrate-binding protein: protein MKLPFAGRLLAVAVLAAASAALPLSSAFADDTAAKPKVGLVMKSLANEFFVTMQEGAKDYQKSHAADFDMITNGIKNETDTSAQIDIVNQMILAKVNAIVIAPADSKALVTVLKKASDAGIKVVNIDNRLDPDVLKSKKLDIPFVGPDNRKGSKLVGDYLAKQLAAGDKVGIIEGVPTTTNAQQRTAGFKDAMDAAGMKIVSTQSGNWEIDQGQKVASAMLSEYPDLKALLAGNDNMALGAVSAVRAAGKAGKVLVVGYDNIEAIKPMLQDGRVLATADQAAAQQAVFGIQNALKLVKGEKVDATDGVIETPVELVLKK from the coding sequence ATGAAGCTGCCATTTGCAGGACGTCTTCTCGCTGTCGCCGTGCTTGCCGCTGCATCCGCTGCCTTGCCTCTCTCTTCTGCATTCGCTGACGACACCGCCGCCAAGCCCAAGGTCGGCCTGGTGATGAAGTCCCTTGCCAACGAGTTTTTCGTGACCATGCAAGAGGGCGCCAAGGACTACCAGAAATCCCACGCCGCCGACTTCGACATGATCACCAACGGCATCAAGAACGAAACCGACACCAGCGCCCAGATCGATATCGTCAATCAGATGATCCTGGCCAAGGTCAACGCCATCGTCATCGCACCCGCCGACTCCAAGGCGCTGGTCACCGTGCTGAAGAAAGCCTCGGATGCCGGCATCAAGGTGGTCAACATCGATAATCGTCTGGACCCGGACGTGCTGAAAAGCAAAAAACTCGATATTCCCTTCGTAGGCCCGGACAACCGCAAAGGCTCCAAGCTGGTCGGTGACTACCTGGCCAAGCAACTGGCCGCGGGCGACAAGGTCGGGATCATCGAAGGCGTGCCGACCACCACCAACGCCCAGCAGCGTACCGCAGGCTTCAAGGATGCGATGGATGCGGCAGGCATGAAGATCGTCTCCACTCAATCCGGTAACTGGGAAATCGACCAGGGCCAGAAAGTCGCCTCGGCGATGCTGAGCGAATACCCGGACCTCAAGGCGCTTCTGGCCGGTAACGACAACATGGCGCTGGGCGCCGTCTCCGCCGTCCGCGCGGCAGGCAAGGCCGGTAAAGTGCTGGTGGTGGGCTACGACAATATCGAAGCCATCAAGCCGATGCTGCAGGACGGTCGTGTGCTGGCAACTGCCGATCAGGCCGCTGCCCAACAAGCCGTGTTCGGCATCCAGAATGCGCTGAAGCTGGTCAAGGGCGAGAAGGTCGATGCCACCGATGGCGTGATCGAAACCCCGGTCGAACTCGTCCTCAAGAAGTAA
- a CDS encoding asparaginase, producing MKSALKSFVPGALALLLLFPVAAQAKEVESKTKLANVVILATGGTIAGAGASAANSATYQAAKVGIEQLIAGVPELSQIANVRGEQVMQIASESINNENLLQLGRRVAELADSKDVDGIVITHGTDTLEETAYFLNLVEKTDKPIVVVGSMRPGTAMSADGMLNLYNAVAVAGSKDARGKGVLVTMNDEIQSGRDVSKMINIKTEAFKSPWGPLGMVVEGKSYWFRLPAKRHTMDSEFDIKTIKSLPDVEIAYGYGNVSDTAYKALAQAGAKAIIHAGTGNGSVSSKVVPALVELRKQGVQIIRSSHVNAGGMVLRNAEQPDDKYDWVAALDLNPQKARILAMVALTKTQDSKELQRMFWEY from the coding sequence ATGAAATCTGCATTGAAATCCTTTGTTCCCGGGGCCTTAGCCCTCCTGCTGCTGTTCCCTGTTGCCGCTCAGGCAAAAGAAGTCGAAAGCAAGACCAAGCTCGCCAATGTGGTGATCCTCGCCACTGGCGGCACCATTGCTGGCGCGGGCGCCAGTGCGGCCAACAGCGCTACCTACCAGGCAGCCAAAGTTGGTATCGAACAATTGATCGCCGGCGTTCCTGAGCTTAGCCAGATCGCCAATGTACGCGGCGAACAAGTGATGCAAATTGCGTCGGAAAGCATCAACAACGAAAACCTGCTGCAACTGGGTCGCCGCGTCGCCGAATTGGCCGACAGCAAGGACGTGGATGGCATCGTGATCACCCACGGTACCGACACCCTTGAAGAAACCGCCTACTTCCTTAACCTGGTTGAAAAAACCGACAAGCCTATCGTCGTGGTCGGCTCCATGCGCCCAGGCACTGCCATGTCAGCGGACGGCATGCTCAACCTGTACAACGCCGTTGCCGTCGCAGGCAGCAAGGACGCGCGCGGCAAAGGCGTGCTGGTGACCATGAACGACGAGATCCAGTCAGGTCGCGACGTGAGCAAGATGATCAACATCAAGACGGAGGCGTTCAAGAGCCCATGGGGGCCATTGGGCATGGTCGTTGAAGGCAAATCCTACTGGTTCCGCCTGCCGGCCAAGCGTCACACCATGGATTCGGAATTCGACATCAAGACCATCAAGAGCCTGCCTGACGTTGAAATTGCCTACGGCTACGGCAACGTGAGCGACACCGCCTATAAAGCTTTGGCCCAAGCGGGCGCCAAAGCGATCATCCATGCTGGCACTGGCAATGGCTCGGTGTCGTCCAAGGTCGTTCCGGCGCTGGTGGAGTTGCGCAAACAAGGCGTGCAGATCATTCGCTCTTCGCACGTCAATGCCGGTGGCATGGTGCTGCGTAACGCTGAACAGCCAGACGATAAATACGACTGGGTGGCTGCCCTTGACCTGAACCCGCAGAAGGCCCGCATCCTGGCAATGGTCGCCCTGACCAAGACCCAGGACAGCAAAGAGCTGCAACGGATGTTCTGGGAATACTGA
- a CDS encoding DUF1654 domain-containing protein encodes MAKPSSAAPATPDAYQRLAIRVQKIINSTNAQKAKAALIFRLPDEPEDEWARLLEEIAENDNVTLAYRDDGGVQIFWVVPKED; translated from the coding sequence GTGGCAAAGCCCTCCTCCGCAGCACCCGCAACGCCTGACGCCTACCAACGCCTGGCCATTCGCGTACAAAAGATCATTAATTCGACCAACGCCCAGAAAGCCAAGGCAGCGTTGATCTTCCGCTTGCCGGATGAGCCCGAGGACGAGTGGGCGCGCCTGCTTGAAGAAATTGCGGAAAACGACAACGTCACCCTCGCCTACAGGGATGACGGCGGCGTGCAGATTTTCTGGGTTGTGCCGAAGGAAGATTGA
- a CDS encoding endonuclease, protein MSVRFFAVCCLFFTVTANAQAPRTFSEAKKIAWKLYAPQSTEFYCGCKYTGNRIDLKACGYIPRKNANRAARIEWEHIVPAWQIGHQRQCWQDGGRKNCTRHDDVFKRAEADLHNLVPSIGEVNGDRNNFSFGWLPVQSGQYGSCLTQVDFKAKKVMPRPSIRGMIARTYFYMSKQYGLRLSKQDRQLYEAWNKTYPVQHWERQRNQTVGCVMGRGNEFVGPVNLKACG, encoded by the coding sequence ATGAGTGTCCGTTTTTTCGCTGTGTGCTGCCTGTTTTTTACTGTCACCGCCAACGCCCAAGCCCCACGAACCTTCAGTGAAGCCAAGAAAATCGCCTGGAAGCTCTACGCCCCCCAATCCACCGAGTTTTATTGCGGCTGCAAATACACCGGCAACCGCATAGACCTGAAAGCCTGCGGATATATTCCACGCAAGAACGCCAACCGCGCTGCGCGCATCGAATGGGAACATATTGTGCCCGCCTGGCAGATCGGCCATCAGCGCCAGTGTTGGCAAGATGGCGGGCGTAAAAACTGCACGCGCCATGACGACGTGTTCAAGCGTGCCGAAGCAGACCTGCATAATCTGGTGCCGAGCATCGGCGAGGTGAACGGCGACCGTAACAACTTCAGCTTCGGCTGGCTGCCGGTGCAAAGCGGGCAATACGGTTCATGCCTCACCCAGGTGGACTTCAAGGCCAAGAAGGTCATGCCGCGCCCATCGATTCGCGGGATGATCGCACGCACCTATTTTTATATGAGCAAGCAATACGGCCTGCGCCTGTCGAAACAGGATCGCCAACTGTATGAAGCCTGGAACAAGACCTACCCGGTGCAACACTGGGAGCGCCAGCGCAACCAGACGGTGGGCTGTGTGATGGGCCGAGGCAATGAGTTTGTCGGCCCGGTAAATCTGAAGGCCTGCGGATGA
- a CDS encoding SPOR domain-containing protein codes for MAIAVLALAGCGEGKPVNAPKAKPVVTESQPQSGAIAAQEWDIWVGSPDHKLQAITDLTAWLLEHGFNFYIVKADGKDQVLLGPFATRAEAEAKQVLLNEKMARAKKNDTVSEIIEHKVAQ; via the coding sequence ATGGCAATTGCGGTGTTGGCATTGGCCGGATGCGGCGAAGGCAAGCCTGTCAATGCACCCAAGGCCAAGCCTGTCGTGACCGAAAGCCAGCCACAGAGCGGTGCGATTGCCGCGCAGGAATGGGATATATGGGTGGGGTCGCCGGATCACAAGCTGCAAGCGATCACTGACTTGACCGCTTGGTTGCTGGAGCACGGTTTCAATTTTTATATCGTGAAGGCAGACGGCAAGGATCAGGTACTGCTTGGCCCGTTTGCCACCAGGGCCGAGGCTGAGGCCAAGCAGGTACTGCTCAACGAAAAGATGGCGCGGGCCAAGAAAAACGACACCGTGTCAGAGATCATCGAACACAAGGTCGCGCAATAA
- the csrA gene encoding carbon storage regulator CsrA, translating into MLILTRKVGESINIGDDITITILGVSGQQVRIGINAPKDVAVHREEIYQRIQAGLTAPDKNQTP; encoded by the coding sequence ATGCTTATACTCACCCGCAAAGTTGGTGAAAGCATAAACATCGGTGACGATATTACGATCACCATCCTGGGCGTTAGCGGCCAGCAAGTACGAATCGGCATCAACGCCCCCAAGGATGTTGCCGTGCATCGCGAGGAAATTTATCAGCGCATCCAGGCCGGCCTCACTGCGCCGGACAAAAACCAGACGCCTTGA
- a CDS encoding HAD family hydrolase gives MSSQNPAVFTRRYRAFLFDMDGTLLNSIAAAERVWSRWAERHGLDVEAFLTTIHGARAIDTITRQALPGVDAQAEAAWITDAEVNDVEGIVAIGGAAEFLKRLPAEQWALVTSAPRALALRRMEAAGIPEPAIMVTAEDVASGKPDPACYVLGAQRLGVPVQDCLVFEDATVGIRAAEAAGADVMVVTSTHLAPMATEHACIDGYEGLQVLQEADGLLTVRERGESQRVAF, from the coding sequence GTGTCCAGCCAAAATCCTGCCGTATTTACCCGGCGCTACCGGGCCTTTCTGTTCGATATGGACGGAACCCTGCTCAACTCCATTGCCGCTGCCGAGCGGGTATGGAGCCGTTGGGCCGAACGCCATGGCCTGGATGTGGAGGCGTTCCTGACCACCATCCATGGCGCCCGCGCAATCGATACGATCACGCGCCAGGCGTTGCCGGGCGTGGACGCTCAAGCCGAAGCGGCGTGGATCACCGACGCTGAAGTGAACGATGTCGAGGGCATCGTGGCGATTGGCGGCGCGGCTGAGTTCCTCAAACGCTTGCCTGCCGAGCAGTGGGCGCTGGTCACGTCTGCGCCCAGGGCCTTGGCCCTGCGTCGAATGGAAGCTGCGGGTATTCCCGAGCCGGCGATAATGGTGACGGCCGAAGATGTCGCCAGCGGCAAGCCCGATCCGGCGTGTTACGTGCTCGGTGCCCAGCGCCTGGGCGTGCCGGTGCAGGATTGCCTGGTGTTCGAGGATGCGACGGTCGGCATTCGAGCCGCAGAAGCGGCGGGAGCGGATGTGATGGTGGTGACCTCGACGCACCTGGCTCCCATGGCGACTGAACATGCCTGTATCGATGGGTATGAAGGGCTGCAGGTCCTGCAGGAAGCTGATGGCCTGCTGACTGTGCGGGAGCGGGGAGAAAGTCAGCGTGTCGCTTTTTGA
- a CDS encoding DUF2790 domain-containing protein: MKRFALALIALFATTSVFAADAAPAASVIHDRTGFFVHLDVAKVLSSTDTYGQCGIVPAQLRYLDHQDREHVLDYRVQGIGCASDN; the protein is encoded by the coding sequence ATGAAACGGTTTGCCCTCGCCTTGATTGCCTTGTTCGCCACCACCTCGGTATTTGCCGCCGACGCCGCCCCAGCCGCTTCCGTGATCCATGATCGAACCGGCTTTTTCGTCCACCTGGATGTGGCCAAGGTGCTCTCCAGTACCGACACCTATGGCCAATGCGGTATCGTCCCGGCGCAACTGCGCTACCTGGATCATCAGGACCGGGAACACGTGCTGGATTACCGGGTGCAAGGCATCGGTTGCGCCAGTGACAATTGA
- a CDS encoding heavy metal response regulator transcription factor produces MNILVVEDEPKAGNYLLNGLQELGYSVSLARDGVDGLHQALETPFDVIVLDVMMPKMDGWEVLRRLRREADTPVLFLTARDDIADRIKGLELGADDYLIKPFSFAELVARLRTLTRRGPTREEEHLHIADLQIDVLKRRVTRAGTRITLTNKEFALLHLFATHQDQVLSRSLIASRVWDMNFDSDTNVVDVAVRRLRLKIDDPFQLKLIHSVRGIGYRFDTQP; encoded by the coding sequence ATGAACATCCTCGTAGTCGAAGACGAACCCAAGGCCGGCAACTATCTGCTCAATGGCTTGCAGGAACTGGGTTACAGCGTCAGCCTGGCCCGCGATGGCGTGGACGGTTTGCACCAGGCCCTGGAAACGCCGTTCGACGTGATCGTGCTCGATGTGATGATGCCGAAAATGGATGGCTGGGAAGTACTGCGCCGCCTGCGCAGGGAGGCCGATACGCCGGTGCTGTTCCTGACCGCCCGCGATGATATCGCTGACCGCATCAAGGGCCTGGAGCTGGGCGCCGACGATTATCTGATCAAGCCCTTCTCCTTCGCCGAACTGGTCGCGCGCCTGCGCACCCTGACCCGGCGCGGCCCGACGCGGGAAGAAGAACACCTGCACATCGCCGACCTGCAAATCGATGTACTCAAGCGCCGCGTCACGCGTGCCGGCACGCGCATTACCCTGACCAATAAAGAATTCGCCCTGCTGCACCTGTTCGCCACTCACCAGGACCAAGTGCTGTCACGCTCGCTGATTGCCTCGCGGGTATGGGACATGAATTTTGACAGTGACACCAACGTGGTCGACGTGGCCGTGCGGCGCCTGCGCTTGAAAATCGACGACCCGTTCCAACTCAAGTTGATCCACAGTGTGCGTGGCATCGGCTACCGCTTCGATACCCAGCCATGA
- a CDS encoding heavy metal sensor histidine kinase, translating to MSRSRHYSLTLRLALIFALLAFALLATLGVALYRELERELIRRDDTALISRVDQLRNLLSDSNTLDLIKTKPELFQNMLGNRESVLSIAAPGQQPLLLVNPANIELPAIEPVPGNHVLALSDVQHLPGLNGIPFSTVAATINAGDLGSLQVTSGRLMTERTVVLASYRLSVYILASIAAIILALAGYLLVHRGLLPLRRLARHAQGIGVGNLAERLDSEGAPKELLPMIESFNTMLERLSKGFVQLGQVSTDMAHELRTPINNLLGETQVALQQQRSIESYQQLLASNVEELERLARMLDNMLFLARTDPASALRQRHALDATDEVERIADYFEGLAADAGMHIVVQGKGVIWAEPMLLRRALANLCANAIKYGAPGSALSVQAIATDEGVNVRVSNQGETIPAEHLPRLFERFYRVDESRERSSQSNGLGLSIVATIMQLHNGRYRVSSEDSMTTFELFFPAREA from the coding sequence ATGAGCCGCAGTCGTCATTACTCACTGACCCTGCGCCTGGCGCTGATCTTCGCCCTGCTCGCCTTTGCCTTGCTGGCCACCCTGGGCGTGGCACTGTACCGCGAGCTGGAGCGCGAGCTGATCCGCCGCGACGACACCGCGCTGATCTCCCGAGTCGATCAACTGCGCAACCTGCTCAGCGACAGCAATACCCTGGACCTGATCAAGACCAAGCCCGAGTTGTTCCAGAACATGCTCGGCAACCGTGAATCCGTATTGAGCATCGCGGCCCCCGGACAACAACCCCTGCTGCTGGTGAACCCGGCCAATATCGAACTGCCTGCGATAGAGCCGGTGCCCGGGAATCACGTACTGGCGCTGAGCGATGTACAGCACTTGCCGGGGCTCAACGGCATTCCCTTCTCGACGGTCGCCGCGACCATCAACGCCGGTGACCTGGGCAGCCTGCAAGTCACCAGCGGCCGCCTGATGACCGAGCGCACCGTGGTACTCGCCAGCTATCGACTGAGCGTTTATATCCTGGCGAGCATCGCTGCGATCATCCTGGCATTGGCCGGGTACCTGCTGGTGCATCGCGGCTTGCTGCCCTTGCGCCGCCTGGCCCGGCACGCGCAAGGAATCGGCGTCGGCAACCTGGCCGAGCGCCTCGACAGCGAGGGCGCCCCGAAAGAACTGCTACCGATGATCGAGTCGTTCAACACCATGCTTGAGCGTTTGTCCAAGGGCTTTGTGCAACTGGGCCAGGTCTCGACCGACATGGCCCACGAACTGCGCACGCCGATCAATAACCTGCTCGGCGAAACCCAGGTTGCCTTGCAGCAGCAGCGCAGTATCGAAAGCTACCAGCAATTGTTGGCGTCCAATGTCGAAGAACTCGAACGCCTGGCGCGGATGCTCGACAACATGCTGTTCCTGGCACGCACGGACCCGGCCAGCGCGTTGCGCCAACGCCACGCGCTGGACGCAACGGACGAGGTGGAGCGCATCGCCGATTATTTCGAAGGGTTGGCCGCTGACGCGGGCATGCACATCGTTGTCCAGGGCAAAGGCGTGATCTGGGCTGAGCCGATGCTTCTGCGCCGCGCCCTGGCGAACCTGTGCGCCAACGCCATCAAGTATGGAGCGCCGGGCTCGGCGCTGAGCGTCCAGGCAATTGCAACCGACGAGGGCGTCAACGTAAGGGTCAGCAACCAGGGTGAGACCATTCCCGCCGAGCATCTGCCGCGGCTGTTCGAACGGTTCTACCGGGTGGATGAGTCCCGCGAGCGGTCCTCTCAATCCAATGGGCTGGGGCTGTCGATCGTGGCCACCATCATGCAACTGCATAACGGGCGGTATCGCGTCAGCAGTGAAGACAGCATGACGACGTTCGAGTTGTTTTTCCCCGCACGGGAAGCGTGA
- a CDS encoding anti-virulence regulator CigR family protein — protein sequence MIKSSKLVSVALSLAVFAGSGTALADPGNGKGQGNNKGNNSAGQGHDKPKGKGPAGNHGPSVDRGSVLSLVGGNRDYWSPGPALPPGIQKNLARGKPLPPGIAKKLDGRLAGRLPHYDGYEWQQAGTDLILVAIATGIIYEVLNGAFD from the coding sequence ATGATCAAATCCTCGAAGCTTGTCTCTGTCGCGTTGTCGCTCGCAGTATTTGCAGGCAGCGGTACGGCCCTGGCCGATCCCGGCAATGGCAAAGGCCAGGGCAATAATAAAGGTAATAACTCGGCGGGGCAGGGGCACGACAAACCTAAAGGCAAGGGTCCGGCCGGCAACCACGGGCCCAGCGTTGATCGAGGCAGCGTGCTGAGCCTGGTGGGCGGTAACCGAGATTACTGGAGTCCGGGGCCTGCTTTGCCGCCGGGTATTCAGAAAAATCTGGCTCGCGGCAAGCCGTTGCCGCCCGGTATCGCGAAGAAACTCGATGGACGCCTGGCGGGGCGCCTGCCCCATTACGATGGGTATGAGTGGCAGCAGGCGGGTACCGACTTGATATTAGTAGCCATTGCCACCGGTATCATCTACGAAGTCCTCAACGGGGCATTCGATTGA
- the pcp gene encoding pyroglutamyl-peptidase I produces MKTLLLTGFEPFDHDVVNPSWEAVRLLEGVELSDDVRIVARRLPCAFATAAESLIQLIEELQPAMVIATGLGPGRSDISIERVAINVNDARIPDNLGAQPIDTAVVEGGPAAYFSTLPIKSMVRAVRKAGIAASVSQTAGTFVCNQVFYRLQHALAGSAVRSGFIHVPGLPEFGQPSMELPVLVEGLRLAVLAAWQTQADIVETGGRVS; encoded by the coding sequence ATGAAAACCCTATTGCTGACCGGCTTCGAGCCTTTCGACCACGACGTGGTGAACCCCTCCTGGGAGGCGGTGCGCCTGCTGGAAGGGGTGGAACTGAGTGATGACGTGCGGATCGTCGCGCGCCGATTGCCCTGCGCTTTCGCCACTGCTGCAGAGAGCTTGATTCAGCTTATCGAGGAACTGCAACCGGCCATGGTCATCGCGACCGGCCTGGGGCCCGGGCGCAGTGACATCTCCATCGAGCGCGTCGCGATCAACGTCAATGATGCGCGCATCCCGGACAACCTGGGCGCCCAGCCAATTGACACGGCAGTGGTGGAGGGCGGCCCGGCCGCTTACTTTTCGACATTGCCGATCAAGAGCATGGTCAGGGCGGTACGTAAGGCCGGTATTGCGGCCTCGGTTTCGCAGACAGCGGGAACTTTTGTGTGCAATCAGGTGTTTTATCGATTGCAACACGCGCTGGCGGGCTCTGCGGTGCGCAGTGGGTTTATCCATGTGCCGGGCTTGCCCGAGTTCGGTCAGCCGTCGATGGAGTTGCCTGTGTTGGTGGAGGGCTTGCGCCTGGCGGTCTTGGCGGCTTGGCAAACCCAGGCGGACATCGTGGAAACAGGTGGTCGGGTGAGCTGA
- a CDS encoding DUF979 domain-containing protein yields MIISIQYLYWLAGVLLLITAGMILLDRTHPKRWSTSLFWLLFAIPFLVGERLPSVVIGGGIVVMALIAGLGGVGRGQHAQLHDKASRASAARLGHKLFIPALAIPLTTVIGSVLLKHTEIGGVPLLDPKNTTFVSLGIGCLIALGLACWLTRDTPVQALRESRRLTEALGWAMVLPQMLAMLGLLFNEAGVGTAVAHVTTTYINLDFKLVAVMVYVLGMALFTVIMGNGFAAFPVMTGGVGVPVLVGIYGGNPAVMAAIGMFSGYCGTLMTPMAANFNIVPAALLELPDKNAVIKAQLPTALMMLVVNIVLLYLLM; encoded by the coding sequence ATGATTATTTCCATTCAATACCTGTACTGGCTGGCCGGTGTGCTGTTGCTGATCACCGCCGGCATGATCCTGCTGGATCGCACCCATCCCAAGCGTTGGTCGACATCGCTGTTCTGGCTGCTGTTTGCCATTCCGTTCCTGGTGGGAGAGCGCCTGCCTTCGGTGGTCATCGGTGGCGGCATTGTGGTGATGGCGTTGATTGCCGGCCTGGGGGGCGTCGGCCGTGGTCAGCATGCGCAATTGCATGACAAGGCGTCCCGCGCCAGTGCCGCTCGCCTGGGTCACAAGCTATTCATACCCGCGCTGGCCATTCCGCTGACCACGGTGATTGGCTCGGTATTGCTCAAGCACACCGAAATCGGCGGTGTGCCGCTGCTCGATCCGAAGAACACCACCTTCGTCTCGCTCGGCATCGGCTGCCTGATCGCCCTTGGCCTCGCCTGCTGGCTGACCCGCGATACGCCCGTGCAGGCCTTGCGCGAATCGCGTCGCCTGACCGAAGCCCTGGGCTGGGCCATGGTGCTGCCGCAGATGCTGGCCATGCTCGGGCTGTTGTTCAATGAAGCCGGGGTTGGCACGGCGGTCGCCCACGTCACCACCACGTACATCAATCTGGATTTCAAATTGGTGGCGGTAATGGTCTATGTGCTGGGCATGGCGTTGTTTACGGTGATCATGGGCAACGGCTTCGCGGCGTTCCCGGTGATGACCGGCGGCGTCGGCGTGCCGGTGCTGGTGGGCATTTACGGCGGCAACCCGGCGGTCATGGCTGCGATCGGCATGTTCTCCGGCTACTGCGGTACGCTGATGACACCGATGGCGGCCAACTTCAATATCGTGCCGGCAGCATTGCTGGAGCTGCCGGACAAGAACGCGGTGATCAAGGCCCAATTGCCCACCGCGTTGATGATGCTGGTGGTCAATATCGTGCTGCTTTATCTGTTGATGTGA